A part of Gemmatimonas groenlandica genomic DNA contains:
- the coaD gene encoding pantetheine-phosphate adenylyltransferase: protein MTPSPVASAERVALYAGSFDPITHGHEDLIRRTLTFADRVIVAVANNVSKQPLFSVDERLRFISEIMGHDSRIEVRAFSGLLVDFAREVGAQVNVRGLRAVSDFEYEFQMALMNRHLLPEMETVFMTPSLDTTYISSSMVREVARFGGDVSGLVHPLVEKALVTRFAELR, encoded by the coding sequence GTGACGCCGTCCCCAGTCGCCTCCGCCGAGCGTGTCGCCCTGTACGCCGGCTCCTTCGATCCCATCACACATGGGCACGAGGACCTGATCCGGCGTACACTGACCTTCGCCGACCGGGTGATCGTCGCCGTGGCGAACAACGTGAGCAAGCAGCCGCTCTTCTCCGTGGACGAGCGTCTGCGCTTCATCTCGGAGATCATGGGGCATGACAGTCGGATCGAAGTGCGCGCGTTCAGTGGACTGCTGGTGGATTTTGCGCGCGAGGTCGGGGCGCAGGTCAACGTCCGCGGGCTTCGCGCGGTCAGCGATTTCGAATACGAATTCCAGATGGCCCTGATGAATCGGCATCTGCTTCCCGAGATGGAAACGGTGTTCATGACGCCGTCGCTCGATACCACGTATATCAGCTCGAGCATGGTCCGCGAGGTGGCGCGATTCGGTGGCGACGTAAGCGGTCTGGTGCATCCGTTGGTCGAGAAGGCGCTCGTGACGCGATTCGCCGAGTTGCGATGA
- a CDS encoding phosphate acyltransferase, which produces MSTVPSFDDAAGAFLRSVHERAAAAPRTILFPEATDIRTVEAVIALGKLGSVVPVLVRRNDAPTGVVPSRSVEMIDPLTDPRTPRVVEHLLARRGAKGLSREDAERLARDPLYFADSLVALGEADGCVAGAVHTTADVLRAAIWTIGAAPGVRTVSSSFYLIVPPFRGSETEVLTFTDCAVIPDPTARQLADIAIAAAADRRRIVGDEPRVAFLSYSSMGSADGPTVSKVREAVSIVRAEAPGVIVSGELQADAALLPEIARRKAPGEGAAGTANVLVFPSLDAGNIAYKLVQRVAHGTAIGPILQGLARPCSDLSRGATSHDIVHVAAITALQAGNHARSSTAS; this is translated from the coding sequence ATGAGTACCGTGCCGTCATTCGACGATGCGGCCGGCGCGTTCCTCCGATCCGTGCATGAACGGGCGGCGGCCGCTCCGCGTACGATTCTCTTCCCGGAAGCCACCGACATTCGGACGGTCGAAGCGGTGATCGCGCTCGGCAAGCTCGGATCGGTGGTGCCGGTGCTGGTGCGCCGCAACGATGCGCCGACCGGTGTCGTACCGTCGCGCAGCGTCGAGATGATCGATCCGCTCACGGATCCGCGCACGCCGCGTGTGGTCGAGCATCTGCTGGCGCGTCGCGGGGCGAAGGGACTGAGCCGCGAGGATGCCGAGCGGCTGGCGCGCGATCCACTCTACTTCGCCGATTCGCTGGTCGCGCTGGGCGAGGCCGACGGATGCGTCGCCGGGGCGGTGCACACGACCGCCGATGTCCTGCGCGCGGCCATCTGGACGATCGGCGCCGCGCCGGGGGTACGGACGGTGTCGTCGTCGTTTTATCTGATCGTGCCCCCCTTCCGTGGGAGCGAGACGGAGGTGCTCACGTTCACGGACTGCGCCGTCATTCCCGATCCGACGGCCCGACAGCTGGCGGACATCGCGATTGCGGCCGCCGCCGATCGTCGCCGGATCGTCGGGGATGAGCCGCGCGTGGCATTCCTCTCCTACAGCAGCATGGGCAGTGCCGACGGACCGACCGTGAGTAAGGTGCGCGAAGCAGTCTCGATCGTTCGAGCCGAGGCACCCGGCGTGATCGTTTCAGGAGAGCTTCAGGCCGATGCGGCGCTCCTGCCGGAGATCGCCCGTCGGAAGGCACCGGGCGAAGGCGCCGCGGGGACCGCGAACGTGCTGGTGTTCCCCTCACTCGACGCCGGCAACATCGCCTACAAGCTCGTGCAGCGCGTGGCGCATGGCACGGCGATCGGCCCGATCCTGCAGGGGCTGGCGCGCCCCTGCAGTGACTTGTCGCGGGGGGCCACTTCGCACGACATTGTTCATGTTGCGGCGATTACCGCGTTACAGGCTGGCAATCACGCTCGTTCCTCCACCGCTTCCTGA
- a CDS encoding STAS domain-containing protein, with translation MSFILDRNDDVLLVDVEGQLVVTNRQEFKQAILDAVEQGARTVVIDFARSGYIDSSGLGALVSLSKRVRDAGGDLRLAGLNEDLRTLFELTRLDQLFPLYATRADALAAR, from the coding sequence ATGAGCTTTATCCTGGATCGCAACGACGACGTGCTGCTGGTGGATGTGGAGGGGCAGCTCGTGGTGACGAATCGTCAGGAGTTCAAGCAGGCGATTCTCGACGCGGTCGAGCAAGGCGCCCGCACGGTCGTCATAGACTTCGCCCGGTCGGGCTACATCGATAGCTCAGGCTTGGGCGCGCTGGTCTCACTGAGCAAGCGCGTTCGCGATGCGGGCGGCGACTTGCGGCTTGCGGGACTCAATGAGGATCTGCGCACGCTCTTCGAGCTGACCCGCCTCGACCAGCTTTTCCCGCTCTACGCGACTCGGGCCGACGCGCTCGCGGCGCGCTGA